In the Gossypium arboreum isolate Shixiya-1 chromosome 10, ASM2569848v2, whole genome shotgun sequence genome, one interval contains:
- the LOC108488219 gene encoding uncharacterized protein LOC108488219 gives MDFIAERMGVKLTTYGSCDMGLRRSSSEQLLRDSYSKWLFGFLRNLGTTSPLLIELWAVFDGLPLSWNKGYRHIVLEIDYLEVDCKVSSTHDGDNNIALVHNFLAHMGSGSGFDLSLLRLPPANALSSSTILCDDIAGSLPQRLCLSVDN, from the exons ATGGACTTCATCGCCGAAAGGATGGGTGTGAAATTGACCACATATGGCTCTTGTGATATGGGGCTGCGACGTTCAAGTTCAGAACAGTTGCTTAGAGATAGTTATAGTAAATGGTTATTTGGTTTCTTAAGAAACCTTGGTACAACGTCACCTCTGCTGATTGAGTTGTGGGCAGTTTTTGATGGGCTCCCACTCTCCTGGAATAAGGGCTATCGGCACATTGTTCTTGAAATTGACTATTTAGAGGTCGATTGTAAGGTGAGTAGCACACATGATGGGGATAATAACATTGCTCTAGTCCATA ATTTCTTGGCCCATATGGGGTCTGGTTCCGGCTTTGATCTAAGTTTACTACGACTGCCACCTGCAAATGCTCTCTCAAGTTCAACTATACTATGTGATGATATTGCTGGTTCTTTGCCCCAGCGCCTGTGCTTGTCTGTGGATAATTAG
- the LOC108488221 gene encoding ankyrin repeat-containing protein BDA1-like → MNWAQVAHSGNFDDLYELFQQDPYLLEQIDEVPFIDTPLHIAAAAGQVDFAVEMMNLKPSFATKLNPDGFTPMHIALHNHRDQLLFELLKINLELVLVKATKGMTLLQYAAEQGDADLVAKLLITCLQCITDVTISGKTVFHIAAERSKLEALQLLGHWLRRTYNKDGGLWELDVLNWKDKEGNPVLHTAASNIHNQVESGVQKNVINSNGSMALDILQQQSNANRAIILPSQAGGLNAYSISKPVPISDLLRLKVEFSVRLMVLITQTNLNIPGDRRNAFLALTGLVLTATYQAILNPPGGVLQADVGSDKIPNVAGRSVMGASSFLWFYIPNAASFLITLFLTVLFLTRAPKAELVLLPVVPLVICYVMSTVVITPTQKFSYFIWGSSTLETKRKEN, encoded by the exons ATGAATTGGGCGCAAGTTGCTCACTCAGGAAATTTCGACGATCTGTACGAGCTTTTCCAGCAAGATCCATACCTTTTGGAGCAGATCGATGAGGTTCCATTCATTGACACTCCTCTGCATATTGCTGCAGCCGCGGGACAAGTTGATTTTGCGGTGGAGATGATGAATTTAAAGCCATCATTTGCCACAAAGCTGAATCCAGATGGTTTTACCCCAATGCACATTGCTTTGCATAATCACCGAGACCAATTGCTTTTTGAGCTCTTGAAAATTAACTTGGAGCTGGTTCTAGTGAAAGCGACTAAAGGCATGACCCTTTTGCAATACGCAGCTGAACAAGGTGACGCTGATCTCGTGGCTAAGTTACTTATAACTTGCCTTCAATGCATCACCGATGTGACCATTTCCGGTAAGACTGTTTTTCACATTGCAGCAGAAAGAAGCAAGCTTGAAGCCCTTCAACTCCTTGGACATTGGTTACGAAGGACTTATAATAAAGATGGCGGATTGTGGGAATTAGATGTTTTAAACTGGAAAGACAAGGAAGGCAACCCAGTATTGCATACAgctgcatcaaacattcataatcaagTAGAG AGTGGGGTTCAAAAGAACGTAATCAATTCGAATGGTTCGATGGCACTAGATATTTTACAACAACAAAGCAATGCTAACAGAGCTATCATCCTTCCATCCCAAGCTGGAGGGTTAAATGCTTACTCAATCTCCAAACCCGTACCCATATCTGATCTCTTAAGATTAAAGGTTGAGTTTTCCGTAAGATTAATGGTACTCATCACTCAGACCAATCTCAATATCCCAGGTGACAGACGAAATGCGTTCCTGGCCCTAACCGGGTTGGTACTAACGGCGACCTACCAAGCAATTCTCAACCCACCAGGTGGTGTTTTACAAGCTGATGTAGGTTCCGATAAGATTCCAAATGTAGCAGGGAGATCAGTGATGGGAGCAAGTAGTTTTCTTTGGTTTTATATACCTAATGCTGCATCATTTCTCATCACACTTTTCCTTACAGTTCTTTTCTTAACAAGGGCTCCTAAAGCTGAATTGGTTCTTTTGCCAGTAGTGCCATTAGTCATTTGCTATGTCATGTCGACGGTGGTGATAACCCCAACCCAAAAGTTTAGTTATTTCATTTGGGGCTCATCTACATTGGAAACTAAAAgaaaggaaaattga